Proteins co-encoded in one Meiothermus sp. genomic window:
- a CDS encoding ABC transporter permease: protein MFLFVLRRLMGGLPTLLLVTVLVFTLTRVLPGDPARLLLGEEATPELVAQIREELGLNRPILVQYADWLWGLVRGDLGRSIRGNELVAPIIWQKLPTTLELSLFSLLVAIAIGIPAGVLAALRRNTAIDASVTVMALSGISIPNFFLGILLIYAFRAC from the coding sequence GTGTTCCTCTTCGTCCTGCGGCGCTTGATGGGTGGATTGCCCACCCTGTTGCTGGTCACAGTGCTGGTTTTTACGCTGACCCGGGTGTTACCGGGTGACCCGGCCCGGCTGCTGCTGGGCGAAGAGGCCACCCCCGAGCTGGTCGCGCAAATCCGAGAGGAACTGGGGCTCAACCGGCCCATCCTGGTGCAGTATGCCGACTGGCTGTGGGGCCTGGTGAGGGGTGATCTGGGGCGCTCGATTCGCGGCAACGAGCTGGTAGCCCCCATTATCTGGCAAAAACTACCCACCACCCTGGAGCTCAGCTTGTTCTCGCTTTTGGTGGCCATCGCGATTGGCATTCCGGCGGGGGTGCTGGCGGCGTTGCGAAGAAACACCGCAATTGATGCAAGCGTGACCGTGATGGCCCTTTCGGGCATCTCGATCCCTAACTTTTTTCTGGGCATCTTGCTGATATATGCCTTTAGAGCCTGCTAA
- a CDS encoding TIGR00282 family metallophosphoesterase: MRVLFVGDVFGEPGLRAVAMHLPDLRPHYDLVVVNGENAHHGKGLSKPAYRKLREAGADLITLGNHAWDHKDVYELIETEPIIRALNYPPGTPGQGHWVLEAKGEKLLVMQVMGQVNMGLNLYDPFRSSEALLAEVEHDYALLEVHAEATSEKYALGHYLGGKIAALLGTHTHVQTADAGFLANGTAIQADVGMTGPIHSIIGGEIESFLGRFITQRPTPFKAAPGRAMFCATELVLEGGRCTSIRPMRWDEPV, translated from the coding sequence ATGCGTGTTTTGTTTGTCGGCGATGTCTTTGGAGAGCCGGGCTTGCGGGCCGTGGCGATGCACCTTCCCGACCTACGCCCCCACTACGATCTGGTCGTCGTCAATGGCGAGAACGCCCACCACGGCAAGGGCCTGTCCAAGCCCGCCTACCGCAAACTGCGCGAAGCCGGTGCCGACCTGATCACCCTGGGTAACCACGCCTGGGATCACAAAGACGTCTACGAACTCATCGAAACCGAGCCGATCATTCGCGCCCTCAACTACCCCCCCGGCACGCCCGGGCAAGGCCACTGGGTGCTCGAGGCCAAAGGTGAAAAACTCCTGGTGATGCAGGTGATGGGACAGGTCAACATGGGCCTGAACCTCTACGACCCCTTCCGCAGCAGCGAGGCCTTGCTGGCCGAGGTCGAGCACGACTACGCATTGCTCGAGGTGCACGCCGAGGCCACCAGCGAGAAATATGCATTAGGCCACTACCTGGGCGGCAAGATCGCAGCCCTGCTGGGCACCCACACCCACGTCCAGACCGCCGATGCCGGCTTTCTAGCCAATGGCACCGCCATCCAGGCCGACGTGGGCATGACCGGCCCCATTCACTCCATCATCGGGGGTGAGATCGAGAGCTTCCTGGGCCGCTTCATCACCCAGCGGCCCACCCCCTTCAAGGCTGCCCCAGGTCGGGCCATGTTCTGCGCGACCGAGCTGGTTTTGGAAGGGGGCCGGTGCACCTCGATCCGGCCTATGCGCTGGGATGAGCCTGTTTAG
- a CDS encoding FadR/GntR family transcriptional regulator translates to MVRPTRVSEKLAKDLEQLLQDGVWRPGDQLPGERDLASRFGVSRSSVREALRILELHGWVEIRQGDGTRVASPSESFGRRLRSRLHQEDFIVELFEVRRILEPAVAALAAERSHPQGVTRLEELLAQQQAAKGDLYRFVELDMFFHKTLADMSRNAVLSEIVSLLEVELRQIRLVSTAKRYRPEITLSEHLRILEAIRASDPEAARQAMLAHLSTVENSAKIKEVDR, encoded by the coding sequence ATGGTGCGCCCGACCCGTGTTTCCGAGAAGCTCGCCAAAGACCTCGAGCAGCTGCTTCAGGACGGCGTTTGGCGGCCTGGCGACCAGTTGCCTGGTGAGCGCGACCTGGCCAGCCGCTTTGGCGTGAGCCGCTCTTCGGTGCGGGAGGCCTTGCGCATCCTCGAGCTTCACGGCTGGGTGGAAATCCGGCAGGGGGACGGGACACGGGTGGCCTCTCCTTCGGAGAGCTTTGGTCGCCGCTTGCGCTCGAGGCTGCACCAGGAAGACTTCATCGTCGAGCTTTTTGAGGTACGCCGCATCCTGGAGCCAGCGGTGGCCGCCCTGGCCGCGGAGCGCAGCCACCCACAGGGGGTTACCCGGCTCGAGGAATTGCTCGCTCAGCAGCAGGCAGCCAAAGGAGATCTGTACCGATTTGTCGAGCTCGACATGTTCTTTCACAAAACCCTGGCCGATATGAGCCGCAACGCGGTGCTGAGCGAGATCGTAAGCTTACTGGAAGTCGAGTTGCGACAGATCCGCCTGGTATCCACCGCTAAACGCTACCGCCCAGAAATTACCCTTTCTGAGCACCTGCGCATCCTCGAGGCCATTCGGGCTTCCGACCCCGAAGCGGCCCGTCAGGCTATGTTGGCCCACCTGAGCACGGTTGAAAACTCGGCCAAAATCAAGGAGGTAGACCGATGA
- a CDS encoding ABC transporter substrate-binding protein — translation MKKWLAAVVLWSLGGLGLAQTVTVGLDADPPNLDPLLSSALVDRQVQNQIYDKLVDLDENLRIVPMLATSWRVEEDGKVYVFNLRQGVKFHDGTDFNAEAVKFNLDRYRSAPGSRRSGELSLITNVQVVNPYTVRVTLREPFAPFLAILSDRSGMMVSPTAVQRLGAEFGNNPVGTGPFKFVERRRQDRIVLARNENYWQRGLPRIEQLVYRPFPDDDVRVANLLSGAVSIITPVAAKDLAAIRNNPNLVVNNFPGIGYQGIWLNHTKGPFTNKALRQAFAATIDRDVVDRVVFLGTALPSNGPFPPGTLAHDKTIPVPKRDLALARQKLAEGGRPQGFSFTLTIAPGPVLAQLAQVYQAMAAEAGIQVRIEQVEFGTLLDRAAKLELEAVAVGWSGRPDPDGNIYDFVRCKAPNNYSGYCNPRVDNLLNRARTVRLPEARRDLYSQITKIIQEDLPYIYVYHPQTTIGVSRRLSGLPVIPDGILRFRSVSLGGQ, via the coding sequence ATGAAAAAGTGGTTGGCAGCAGTTGTTCTCTGGAGCCTGGGCGGTTTGGGGCTGGCCCAAACGGTCACGGTGGGGTTGGACGCCGACCCCCCCAACCTCGACCCCCTGCTTTCTTCTGCCCTCGTGGATCGGCAGGTGCAGAACCAGATTTACGACAAGCTGGTCGATCTTGACGAAAACCTGCGCATCGTGCCCATGCTGGCAACCAGCTGGCGCGTAGAGGAAGACGGCAAGGTCTATGTTTTCAACCTGCGGCAGGGCGTCAAGTTCCACGACGGCACCGACTTCAATGCCGAGGCGGTCAAGTTCAACCTGGATCGCTACCGCAGCGCCCCCGGTTCCCGCCGCTCGGGCGAGCTCTCGCTCATCACCAACGTGCAGGTTGTCAACCCCTATACCGTGCGGGTGACCCTACGGGAGCCCTTCGCACCCTTCCTGGCCATCCTGTCCGACCGCTCAGGGATGATGGTCAGCCCCACGGCTGTCCAGAGGCTAGGGGCCGAGTTTGGCAACAACCCCGTGGGCACCGGGCCCTTCAAGTTCGTGGAGCGGCGCCGGCAGGATCGCATCGTGCTGGCGCGCAACGAAAACTACTGGCAGCGCGGCCTTCCCCGCATCGAGCAGCTCGTTTACCGCCCGTTCCCCGACGACGACGTGCGGGTTGCCAACCTGCTCTCGGGTGCGGTGAGCATCATTACCCCGGTAGCCGCTAAAGACCTCGCAGCCATCCGCAATAACCCCAACCTTGTGGTCAACAACTTCCCGGGCATCGGCTACCAGGGCATCTGGCTCAACCACACCAAGGGGCCCTTTACCAACAAAGCCTTGCGTCAGGCTTTTGCCGCCACCATTGACCGCGATGTGGTAGACCGGGTGGTGTTTTTGGGCACGGCCCTCCCTTCCAATGGGCCCTTCCCCCCCGGCACCCTGGCGCACGACAAAACCATTCCCGTTCCCAAGCGCGACCTGGCCCTGGCCCGGCAGAAGCTGGCCGAAGGCGGCCGTCCACAGGGCTTCAGCTTTACCCTGACCATTGCGCCTGGCCCCGTTTTGGCCCAGTTGGCCCAGGTGTATCAGGCTATGGCCGCCGAAGCAGGCATTCAGGTGCGCATCGAGCAGGTGGAGTTTGGCACCTTGCTGGATAGGGCCGCTAAGCTGGAGCTCGAGGCGGTGGCGGTGGGCTGGAGCGGGCGGCCCGACCCCGACGGCAACATCTACGACTTCGTTCGCTGCAAAGCACCCAACAACTACTCCGGTTACTGCAACCCGCGGGTGGACAACCTGCTCAACCGGGCGCGCACCGTGCGGCTGCCGGAGGCCCGCCGCGACCTGTACAGCCAGATCACCAAAATCATCCAGGAAGACCTGCCCTACATCTACGTCTACCACCCCCAGACCACCATCGGCGTGAGCCGCCGCCTGAGCGGCCTTCCGGTTATTCCTGATGGCATCCTGCGCTTCCGCAGCGTGAGCCTGGGCGGTCAGTAG